The following proteins are co-located in the Triticum aestivum cultivar Chinese Spring chromosome 1A, IWGSC CS RefSeq v2.1, whole genome shotgun sequence genome:
- the LOC123130731 gene encoding uncharacterized protein, which produces MASQQSLPPPPPPKKKKSPPPAPTTICALGDDLLREVFLCLPSLPSLVRASLTCSPFLRAVRSSPAFRRRFRDLHPPQLLGIFLNIHDPALPAFAPTRRRFDVDHAAAIRGADVFFTLLPEDDNDSDPEWTIEDCRDGYVILVNWQIKKMAVYDPLTRALDLFAVPPEEVCSDMYVEFHMLASECHRQYRIVSVAHERRGAQAALFSSDTREWQVFPFSEDASPPDDGLGGTMVNGSVYWTFASGSNIRVPNTATLQFSEINPPLHMEGQGEFKPGETKDGKVCLVCAVKLTLVVWIWRPDDDGVDRWILDKTISLQDGLGGDVALNIVAIISGFVYFSTFSEMNQDSCLFMSYCFETEKLNKLCPVTHSYHSYPYIMGFPPSLVCNKVSPQSEEA; this is translated from the exons ATGGCCTCTCAGCaatccttgccgccgccgccgcctccgaagAAGAAGAAATCGCCGCCACCCGCTCCCACCACCATATGCGCCCTCGGCGACGACCTTCTGCGCGAGGTATTCCTATGCCTCCCCTCCCTCCCGAGCCTCGTCCGCGCCTCCCTCACCTGCAGTCCCTTCCTCCGCGCCGTCCGCTCGTCGCCTGCATTCCGCCGCCGGTTCCGCGACCTCCACCCACCCCAGCTCCTAGGAATCTTCCTCAACATCCACGACCCCGCCTTGCCAGCCTTTGCGCCCACCCGCCGCCGCTTCGACGTGGACCACGCCGCCGCCATCCGCGGCGCCGATGT CTTTTTTACCCTACTCCCTGAAGACGATAACGACTCCGATCCGGAGTGGACAATAGAAGACTGCCGCGATGGATATGTCATTCTCGTCAACTGGCAAATCAAGAAAATGGCCGTCTACGATCCCCTCACACGGGCTCTGGATCTCTTCGCCGTGCCACCGGAGGAGGTCTGCAGCGACATGTACGTTGAGTTCCACATGCTCGCCTCTGAATGCCACAGGCAGTACCGCATCGTCTCTGTCGCTCATGAAAGGCGGGGGGCGCAAGCTGCCTTGTTCTCATCAGATACCAGGGAGTGGCAGGTTTTCCCGTTTTCGGAGGATGCCAGCCCGCCGGACGATGGTTTGGGTGGTACAATGGTGAATGGGTCTGTTTATTGGACATTTGCAAGCGGATCCAATATCCGTGTGCCGAACACTGCCACACTGCAATTCTCGGAAATCAATCCGCCGCTGCACATGGAAGGGCAAGGGGAATTTAAGCCTGGTGAGACCAAGGATGGGAAGGTCTGTTTGGTCTGCGCAGTTAAGCTCACGCTTGTTGTTTGGATCTGGAGACCCGACGATGACGGTGTTGATAGATGGATCCTGGACAAAACAATTTCGCTGCAGGATGGTTTGGGTGGTGATGTTGCTCTCAATATTGTGGCGATTATCAGTGGCTTTGTGTATTTTTCTACTTTTTCTGAGATGAATCAGGATTCTTGCTTGTTCATGTCCTACTGCTTTGAAACAGAAAAGCTGAATAAGCTGTGCCCTGTCACTCACTCTTACCATTCCTATCCCTACATCATGGGGTTCCCTCCTTCATTGGTATGCAATAAGGTGAGCCCTCAATCTGAAGAGGCTTGA